The nucleotide sequence GTAGGATACCCCATCAATTGTTTAAGGTATGCCTTTTTGGCACTGACACTTTCTTTTACCCTACGTTGATCACTTTTAATATTGGAAAGTGTGATTGCGGCCCGCTGATAATCGGTCTTATCCACTAAGCCAGATTCAAATCTACTTTTTGCATCATGATACTGTTTTTCCTGTCTCAGAAGATTTTCATCAAGTATCTTGAGCTGCTCAAAAGACAATAAAATATCATAGTATGCTTTACTCACATCGACTACAGTGGCTATTTCAATATTTTCAATATTTTGTTCGTACTGTTTCTTGATGTGCTTAGAAGTTCTTCCCGCAAATATTTGATCCCTGTTTAGAATCTGCTGATCAACCTGAAGTAATATTCCGGAATTATACTTTTGCCCAAAAGTAATCACTTCCCCGCCTATTGGTTGTTGCTGCAATTTAATATTATCATTGAGAGAAGCATTCGCAGAAACCTGAGGATACCAACCGGACAAACTTGATTTGATTTCACGATCGCCTATTTTTTCATCCAAAATCGCCTGTTGCATCCCCGGCCCATTGTCCAAGGCATACTGAATGCACTGCTCCAGCGTAAGAGCCGCTTGGCTAGTCTTGCCCACCACGTCTTGCGCTGAGCTGACATTCGGAAATAATAAAGCTCCTGCAACTAAATACAGAAGTAGGTATTTACTCATCCTCATAAAATTTATACTTAAAACACTTGATTTATCTATTTTACTATATAGTTTTCCATCCTGGATCACTGGATCAAGACATTTACTATCCTTCAAAATTTTTGGATTATTTTGGATCTTAAAATATCAGCCTTGGAACTTGATTCCATCCCAGACCACTTCGGCGATCTCCCCTAGGTCAAGTTGGTCACGATGCACTTTTTTACTTTGGTTAAGGCTTACTTTAACCGAGCTGACCACACTTCCATGAACCAGAATAGCCAAAATGGCTGGCTTGACACCTGATCTCAATACACCAGTATTAATTCCCTCTGAAAAAAAATCATGCAACCAATCATGCCATTTATTCTTGCCCATTTGAACCTCCTCAGAATTATAAGGTGAATTCATAAACTGCTCTATAAAACCATGAATGGATTTTTCCTGCAAATAAAAGCTTTTCAAATTGTGCCAAAAGTCCATAAATCGAGATTTAAAATCCTTATTAGGATCATCACCCCGTACTGCTAAGTCAACCAATTTTTGATTTACATAATGATATAATTCTAAAATAAGATCATCCTTATTTTCAAAATGATGATAAATCGTTCCCGCTGCTACATTTGAGTTTTTGGCCACCATGCTCATGGGGCAGCCATGAAAACCATGGTCTTTAATCAAATCAAGGGTAGCCGCTAATATTTGTTCTTTCTTACTCATCAAATCTTTTCTCCATAAAACCGAATGAACATTCAATCAACAAAAAGAGAAATTAGTTCCATGATATTTAAATTTTAGAAACACAAATTGACAAAAGAAGCTTAAATCACTGAATTACAAGAACAAAAAATGATCTTTTCACTGGAAAACCAACCATTTTATCCACCTCAACCCTACCTTAAACTAACTTAAATGAATACTCCACTCTCTATCTCTACATCCTTGAATATTCAGTTCATTAAAAAGCAGGATTCAGGATAAAAGGTTCCAGCTGCACACAACCTTTTTGATAATCATCTCATTACCAACACCCTGTATTATTAGTTATTTTTACCTTCAAAAAATGGCACCAAATCAGTCAAAATCTTCACCGTCATATCTGGTTCTACTCCCCAAGGGTCCATCACAATATCCGGTGATCGCTGCACCCAAACCACCTTAAGTCCAACATTTTTTGCTCCGATGATATCAAAGGAATTTCCTGAAATAAACCAGGTAAATTGATGGCCTGTATGATTATACCTCAAAAAATTCTCATAAACCTCCGGATCCGGCTTAAAAGTCTTCGTCCCCTGAACACTATAAATATTTTCAAACTGGGAAGCCAAGCCTGCTTGGGCCAGCAAAGTCCTTACCTCATCTTGCGGCCCATTGGAGAAAGCAAACAAGCGAAACCCTAATTTTTTTAAGGCCTTTAGCGCTGCAAGGGCTTCAGGATAAGCAGGCAATGCCTTGCTATATTCCATTATTTCTGCTTTTTCCCCATCTTTTATATTTAATTTATGATACAGACAAGCATATTCCAAGGCCTGTTCAGAACAAACCGTAAAATCTACATCTTCTTCCATAAGCCTATGTCGAAAAGCATATTCACGCTGCTTGTATTTCCATGTCTCTAAAACTTCAGCAGCTTGTCTCCCCATAAATTTCTCCAATGAATTGATCACATTAGAAGCATCAACCAAGGTTCCATGTACATCAAAGGCAAGTGAAATACGCATATTAAGGCTATTTTATCGGCTATCAACAATAAGATCACCACACCAAACAGCAGATTGAAAAACTTTCTCTGCCATTCAAAATATCGGTGAATGACCGCTCATGAATTTACGATTTTAAAAAGGATAATAAAATGTAAGCCCCAATTATAATCAGGAAAAATCAAGCTGTAAAAATATAAAACAGGTCTCCTTCCTTAATACAAGACAAGGAATGGAAATTTAAAAACGCACTATAATTCTCAATTGAAAATAGATTACTGCAACAACTAGGCGTCCACAGTAGAGAAGTCTGATCTAAAATTGGTATAATCTATACTTTTAACCATTTTGACCAAAATATCAGCAAGCTCTTGCTTACAAACCGAAACACCAAAATCAAACCCTTCTTCTTCAATAAACTTAATTCTTCTATCATCGAACAACCGGGACAACACAACCTTTTTTGTTGCCCTTACCAGAACATGGTCTCCATCTGAAGGACAGTTCACTATTGAGAGAAATCCATTTGTAGATGAAATTAGCATATACTATAATTTTAATGATTTTTTATTGCAATATACAGACACAAACAATTCCTTAAAAAGGCCCTTTAGCTGACCACTCTATTTCAAGACCGGATCATTTCTGATTTACAGGTTGGCAGCAAAACACAGTTGAAAATTTAACGTCATAATTAGAATAAAGCAGCCGAAGTGCATTAATTCATCTAAAAGTAGAAAGAGTATTTTACAAAAACAATGACGAAAACCATCGGTACCTTTCTTTTTATCAACAACTTATCAACATATTTGCTCAGCTTCTAACCCTCATAAAAGATATTTTTGAATAAAAAATACCATAATTAGGGTATTTTTCTACCAGCTTTAAAATTCCATTTTTTGAACAAATTATTATATGTGTATCGGTACCTTTTCACGTATCCTCTAATAAACAAAATATCCAGCGAAATCTATTATTTGACCTTTGGAGCATTCAGTTTTGGAACGATTGAGAAGATCGTTAAGAAAATGAGCTAGCTCGCACCGTGGAGTTCCATGCGTAAAGAAAACAGTCAGTGACTGTTTTTAGCGAGTAGCCAGCTTACAGGTCAGGCCCTCACGTTTACATGGGGCTACCTGCAGCAAAGCAGACACACATCTATTATGATAAAGTTAAGTCCAGGGAAATAGTCCTATTAAAAACATCATTATTAATTTCCAGAAATGAAATAATTTGTCAAAAAAGCCCTTGCTTCCCGTCTCTCCATCACACAGCTACCAGTTTTTACGGACAAAGGCGAAAAGCTGGAGGAAAACAGTCTATTTTAGCTTTGATACACACTATTTAATGCCGTTTATTTATGGATCCAAATTGCAAATCTGGACCAGAAAGGGAGTTTATGAACAAAAAGAGGGCTAAACCCAGCTTTGCCCCAGCTTTACCCCAGCTTTGATACAGCTTTGCCCCAGCTCTGGTATTACTTTGGTATTAGTTTGGGCTAGGGTTGGACCAAGCCGAAAAGCAGGGAAAAACGGTCTATTATAGCTTTGATATGCGCTATTTATTAACCACAGATGGACAAAGATGAACACAGATATCTGTTTATTCATCCTTTTACACAATTGACTGTCTGGGCAGGTTGATTACTTCAACTACACTTAACCTGACAAGGGTAAACAAAATTTAAGTTGAAAACTATTCACCCCCGGAAATATTGCTTGACCCCAACTTTTAGGACTGATCCGTTTTGACCAGCCGTTCTTAAAGCAAAAAGAGAATAGTAATCATTAAAAAGGTTCGGGAAAATTCCCCGAACCTTTCTCACCAAGTTTGACATATTAAAAAAATCAACGAAAAGAATTTTTAATTGCATTAAGCAGTTTCAAAACAGTTTTATCCTTTATTTTATTCTCTAAATAGGAGTGATTAGCATGGTCAATTTGTACAGCAGCACTTAATAGTCCCCATAAAGCCTCCCTGTTACATTCAGGAAAAACTTCTGAACCAAAATCAAGCTTAGCCTTTGCCGCGATCAAATCAGACACTTCAATAGCTGGGCATTCAAGCAACTTCCTCTTAATAATCTGCGCCAAATCGTAGAAATCATAATAATAATAAGCTGCCTCCGGTCTAAGTTCATTCCCTATTATTCTTTCTACCCTATCAAACTCTTTTTGCATCATCGGAATCCAATCCAATAGCGGTATTAGATTCCTCTCGAATGTTTTCTTTCCATATGAGGGAAGAAAATTGGGATTCATTCTCCTTTGTTCTAATAGCATATCAAAAACAATTAATGAAACAAAAATTTAACCATTTGGCTCACTTTCTACGCGCTGGTTATTTTGATTTTCTATATATCTAATGTCTGTATTTAATTTCAAACAAACAAATGTTTTTTCATTTTTTATATATTAAAACGTATTTTAAATAATGTTTTTTATACTTCAAACCATTAAAGATTTTTACAAACATACCATTATTTTTAGGGTCTCATATCGATCATGCCGCTATTCAGTCTTAAATTCTTAAACATTTATTTTTATAAATAATTTATTGTTTACGCTCTCGCAAGATGGGGAAAAGCTGGACCTTTCTGATTATATTGCATCCTTTGTAAAATTTCAAAATCACAATAAACCTTATGAGCTATTTACCTCATCCCGATCGATATAAAAACATGACCTATCGTCGCTGTGGAAAAAGTGGACTTAAACTACCTGCACTTTCCTTGGGGCTTTGGCATAATTTCGGCCATGTGGATGTTTTGGAAAACTCCCGTAAAATATTGCAACTGGCCTTTGACTCAGGCATTACCCATTTTGACCTGGCCAATAATTATGGTCCGCCTCCAGGTTCTGCTGAAGAAAATTTCGGCAAAATACTTAAAGAAGATTTTACCGGTCTTAGAGATGAATTGGTCATTTCTTCAAAAGCCGGTTATTTGATGTGGGATGGTCCCTATGGCGATTGGGGATCGAAAAAATATTTGATTTCCAGTCTTGACCAAAGTCTGAAAAGAATGGGACTGGAATATGTGGATATTTTTTATCATCACAGACCTGATCCAGAAACGCCACTGGAAGAAACCATGGGCGCACTACATCAAATCGTCCAACAAGGCAAGGCTTTATATGTGGGAATTTCCAATTATAAGGCAGATGATGCACAAAAAGCCATTAATATCCTTAGGGAAATGGGCACTCCATGCCTTATCCATCAACCTAAATACTCCATGTTTGAACGTTGGGTAGAAGGTGGTCTACTGGATGTTTTGGGACAAGAAGGTGTAGGCTGCATTCCTTTCTCTCCATTGGCACAGGGGATGCTGACCGATAAATATTTGAAAGGAATCCCTGAAGATTCCAGGGCTGCAAAAGCACACGGTTTCCTCAAAGAGGCCGATATTACTGAGACCACACTTCAAAAAATAAAGGCTTTGAACGAACTGGCCCAAGAAAGAGGGCAGAGCTTGGCACAAATGGCCCTTTCTTGGTTATTAAAAGATGATAGGGTAACTTCCGTACTTATCGGAGTCAGCAAAACCAGCCAGTTGGAAGATTCTCTGAAATGTCTGAATAGACTGGATTTTTCAAATGAAGAACTTAGTAAAATTGAGGATATCCTGAAATAATCAGTCATCATTTATTCTAAATCCTGATTATCCGCTAATGCCAGTAACCTGAAATCCTTTGATGAAGTGGTCGGAAGATTGAAGACCGAAGCAGTTTTTGTTTTAGTTTAAGCATTCGTTTAGAACCTCTTTTGACCTTAACTGGTACAATTGCGGATATTCATATTCTAAAAAGCATCTATGAAATTACATGGATGCTTTTTTTTAATCCCTCCATTAAAATTATACTAAAACTATTTTTTTAAGCTGATTCCTAAAAAATAACTACCTTTGCACAAGTTTTTGGTACCTGTCTCCTATTTCGGGGATGGGTTTAATAGGGAATTCGGTGTAAGTCCGAAACTGTACCCGCAGCTGTAAACTTCAATGCAGCTTTTGGCATCTACAGCCACTGTCCGCCTAGGCAGACGGGAAGGCCGTCAAAAGTGAAGTAAGTCAGAAGACCTGCCAATAACTGTTATTCAGAGCTTTCGGGTGAAAAGCCATGAAAAATCATTCTTAGCGCTGAGGGTGTTTTTATCAGTTTTCCCAGAAAGTTCATAGTGTCAAACTCTTAATATTCATCATTACGCTATGAACAAAAGTATTGTTCCCTTTACAAAAAAAGGGAGAAAATTGGCTGCTTCAATAGTATTGGCGGGCCTTTATTTCTCTCCCTCCCAAACATTTTCCCAAGACACTACTGAATTAGAAGAGGTAGTAGTTACAGGTACGAAATTTGAAA is from Echinicola marina and encodes:
- a CDS encoding haloacid dehalogenase type II; the protein is MRISLAFDVHGTLVDASNVINSLEKFMGRQAAEVLETWKYKQREYAFRHRLMEEDVDFTVCSEQALEYACLYHKLNIKDGEKAEIMEYSKALPAYPEALAALKALKKLGFRLFAFSNGPQDEVRTLLAQAGLASQFENIYSVQGTKTFKPDPEVYENFLRYNHTGHQFTWFISGNSFDIIGAKNVGLKVVWVQRSPDIVMDPWGVEPDMTVKILTDLVPFFEGKNN
- the mgrA gene encoding L-glyceraldehyde 3-phosphate reductase; protein product: MSYLPHPDRYKNMTYRRCGKSGLKLPALSLGLWHNFGHVDVLENSRKILQLAFDSGITHFDLANNYGPPPGSAEENFGKILKEDFTGLRDELVISSKAGYLMWDGPYGDWGSKKYLISSLDQSLKRMGLEYVDIFYHHRPDPETPLEETMGALHQIVQQGKALYVGISNYKADDAQKAINILREMGTPCLIHQPKYSMFERWVEGGLLDVLGQEGVGCIPFSPLAQGMLTDKYLKGIPEDSRAAKAHGFLKEADITETTLQKIKALNELAQERGQSLAQMALSWLLKDDRVTSVLIGVSKTSQLEDSLKCLNRLDFSNEELSKIEDILK
- a CDS encoding TetR/AcrR family transcriptional regulator, producing the protein MSKKEQILAATLDLIKDHGFHGCPMSMVAKNSNVAAGTIYHHFENKDDLILELYHYVNQKLVDLAVRGDDPNKDFKSRFMDFWHNLKSFYLQEKSIHGFIEQFMNSPYNSEEVQMGKNKWHDWLHDFFSEGINTGVLRSGVKPAILAILVHGSVVSSVKVSLNQSKKVHRDQLDLGEIAEVVWDGIKFQG
- a CDS encoding TolC family protein, with the protein product MSKYLLLYLVAGALLFPNVSSAQDVVGKTSQAALTLEQCIQYALDNGPGMQQAILDEKIGDREIKSSLSGWYPQVSANASLNDNIKLQQQPIGGEVITFGQKYNSGILLQVDQQILNRDQIFAGRTSKHIKKQYEQNIENIEIATVVDVSKAYYDILLSFEQLKILDENLLRQEKQYHDAKSRFESGLVDKTDYQRAAITLSNIKSDQRRVKESVSAKKAYLKQLMGYPTDEDIALRYDYAHMESVALADTSRSLRPENRIEYRQLQTEANLAQLNTGYQKWAYLPNISANYNYNWLYFNNSFSDLYGQNYPKSSLGLTLAFPIFQGGKRHQEIRIAELQQEKINVAKNDLEKQINTEYQTALAQYKSDLYEWRTIKSNMDLAEEVYDIIKLQYDEGIKAYVDLIVAETELRTAQLNHYNAMFNLLSSKIDLDRALGNIEI